The DNA window ATCGCCAGGCTGCTCGATCCCGCCCCGAGGGCCTGACCCCGCGCGACCTGAGCACCACCGCGCGACCTGAGCACCACCGCGCGACCTGAGCGCTGCCGCGCAACCCGGGACCGCCGAGCGACCTGAGCACCACCGCGCGACCTGAGCGCTGCCGTTCAGTCCTGGTGCTGGCGCTCCTGGCGCGGGGCGCGCCGCGGGCGTTCCTCAGCCGGGTGCGGCGCCAGTCCGAGGCCGGGCAGCTGCGCGGCCTCGATGATCGCGGCGCGTTCGGCGAGAGCCCGCTCCAGAGCCGCGCGCACGGCGGCGTCATCGCCGTCGTCGTGGTGAGATGTATCGGTCATGTCCGCCTCCTCGGCGTGCGGCAGGGTGAAGTAGAAACGACTCCCCCCGCCCGGGTTGTCGGTGACACCGATCTCGCCGCCGTGCCGCTCCACGATGCGGCGGCAGATCGCCAGGCCGAGGCCGGTGCCGGCGTATCCGGCCGCCTCCTCGGTCCGGTGGAACGTCTCGAAGACCTCCGCCCGGTCCTCCTCCGGGATGCCGATGCCGTCGTCGGCGACCTCCACCCGTACCCAATGGCCGGGGGTGAGGGAACCGGTGACGTCGACGCGCGGCACCGTGCCGGGACGGACGTACTTGATCGCGTTGCCCACCAGGTTGTCCAGCACGTGCCGGACCATCCGGGCGTCGGCCCGGACGCACGGCAGCGATCCGACCGACCAGCGCACCTCCCGATTCCCGGCCCGTTCCTCGATCACCTCGCGGGCCAGCGGCTCGAGGTCGACGGCGGCGAGCCGCAGTGGCGCGTTGCGGGCCGTGGTGTACGCGAGCAGCGTCTCGATCATGGTGTCCATCCGGTCCGCGGCCTGCACCATGCGTTCCAGGCGGGACCGGGCCGGGCTGTCGGCGGGCAGCTCGTCGAGCGCCAGCTCGGCGTGCCCGCGAGCCGCCGCCAGCGGCGCCTTCAGGTCGTGCGCCACCACGCCGGCGAAGACCCGCAGATCCGTCTCGTAGCGGCGCAGATCGGTGATGTCCCGGAACACGGCGACCGCGCCGCGCAGACCGGCGCTCGGGTCGAGCGGCCGACCGTCCACGCTGATCAGCACCCCTTCGGGCCGCTGGGCGTTCCGGATGACGATCTCCACGCCGTCGGAGGACTCGCCGTTCAGGGCGCGGATCAGCGGCATCTCCTCGACCGGCAGCGGCGTGGTCCCGTCCGGCCGGAAGGCGCCGTAGTGCTGCTGCCACTGCTGCGGATGGTCGTTCGCCTCGGTGGTGCCCATCAGCCGCTTGCCGGCCGGGTTCTCCAGCAGGTTCCTCCCGTTCTCGTCGACCACGCTGACCCCGTCGCTGATGCTGGCCAGCACCGCGCCGAGCAGCCCGGCCTGGCGGCGGCTCTCCGCCTCGGCCGCGCTCAGCTCCGCGGTGGCGACCGCGACCTGGTGCCGGGCCCGGGCACGGCCGGTGGCCAGCACGTGGACCAGCCAGGACAGCAGCGAGGTGAGCACCAGCCCGCCGACCAGGATGAGGACCGGAAGCTGGCCGCCGGCGCCCGGCAGCCGCCCGTAGTCGGCCCGGGTGACGAGCGTCCACGTCCGGTCGCCGACCGGGAACCCGGAGCTGCGCCGCAGGTCCGGATCGCCCGGCACCGACCAGTCGGCGATGGTGACCTGCGATCCGTCGCTGTCGGTGGCGATCAGATCCCCGGAGATCTGGCCCTGGCTGATCGTGTTCAGCACACCGGAGAGGAAGTTGCGCCCGCGCAGGCCGAGCACCATCCAGCCGCGGAACTCCGGCGTGTTGGCGCGGGTCCAGATCGGGGCCACGAAGACGAACGACTGCTGCTGGGCGGAGACCGGCTTGTCCCGGTCACGGAGCAGGACGTACGTGTCGGAGACCGTGGTGGCGTGGATGCGGCGCGACTCCTCGAGGGCGTCCATCAGCTCCGGAGCGTTGCGAAGGTCCACGCCACCCGGCGTCGCCGTGGCGTCCGCGAGAGGGCGTACGAAGATCGAGAAGAAGTGCTCGGGGCCGCCGCTCTCCGGATGCAGGGTGAGCCCGTCCGCTCCCCGCGCGCGCCAGAGGCGCTGCGCGGTGGCGATGTCGGCGGTGCGGACCGGCGCGACGAACGCCATCGCCGCCGCGCCGAACAGCTCGGCGTCCTCCAGCGGCGCGCTGGCGACGTCGAAGTCCTCCCAGGTGAGCTCGTTCTGGGTGGCGACGCCGGCGGCGAGCGCCTCCAGCAGCTGGCGGTACCGCCCGATCTCGGTCCGCACCGCCGCGAGGGCCATCGCGTGCCGCTGATCCATCACGCGTTCGGCCCGGTCCCGCTGCGCCGCGTGGAGCCCGGCCGCCACCAGCACGGTGACCAGCAGTCCCGTGAGCAGCATGCCGGTGGCGAGGAGCGGGCCGGCCACCCGGCGTTCTGAACCCCAACGTCGCCCCACCAGGAAAAGCGTAGGACGCGGGCCGGGGTTCGGTGCCTACTTCCAGGTGTCGTACCGGTAGAGGTCGTAGGTCTTCATGATGCCGGTGACCTTGGCGACGTACTTCGGGTCGGTCGCGTACCCGGCCTTCCAGATCTGCTCGATGAACTTGTCGGCGTTCCGGGTGTGGGCGAACGCCGGGGTGTACCGCTTGTTGACCTTCAGGAAGTGGCCGTGGTCGCGGAACGAGCGGGCCATCGTGCTGTAGGTGCGGAACGCGTCGGCGGTCTGGAAGCACTTGCCGGCCTTGGTGCACTCGGTCGTCGTGTAGACGTGGCAGCCGGTGGCGTGCGGGCCGTACGCGCCGTTCTGGCACTTGATCCCGAAGAAGTTCTTGTCGGCCGACGACAGGCCGCTGCGGCCCCAGCCGGACTCCAGGATCGACTGCGCGATGGTCACCGACGGCGGCACGCCGTAGTCGCGCCAGCCCTGCTGCGCGCCGGGCGCCGCGGCCGCGATGAACTCGGCGGGCGTCAGGATCGGAGCGGGCGCGTCCGGGCACGCCGTCAGCGTTCCGGACAGCATGTACGCATGCGAGATGTACCGCCCGTCGGACAGCCTGTCCCACTGCGCGGTGGTCCGGACCGTCCCGGTGACCTGGGTGCCCTGCGCGGAGCAGACCAGCTGCACGACGGTGTTGTTGGCCAGCATGCCGGCCGTGGCGTACGAGGTGAAGGGGCCGCTGCGGGTGTTCACCGGGCCGTCGGTGGTGCGGACCGTGCCGGTGACGGTCTTCGGCGTCTTCGGCGTCTTCGGCTTTTGAGCCGACGGCGGGCACGCCGGGATCTTGGCGCTGGTCCGCACGTAGCTGTGCGAGATGTAGGCGCCGCTGGTCAGCCTGTCCCACACCTTGGTGGTGCGGACCTTCCCGCGTACGGTCGTCCCGTTCACCGCGCAGGCAACCGAGATCTTCGCGCCGTCCTTGACCGTTCCGACGATCGTCGCGGCGGTGCTCGGTGCCGACCGGGTCTTCAGGGTGCTGCTCACGTCGACGGTCGCCGGGAGCCCGCCCGCGTACGCGGCGCCGGGCGCCATGCCGAGCCCGGTCCCGGCGGCGAGCACCAGCGCGGCGCCGGTGAGCAGTCGTCGGGTCGTGTGCCTCATGGAAACGTCTCCTTCGTAGCGGGCGGCGTCCGTACGAAGGTCCCGGCCTCGTGGTGCGGGCCCGGATTCCATCAGGGTGCGGCTGCGTTGCCGTGATGTGCCGTGAGTCCTCTGTGGCCGGGGTGACAGGTGTGCTTGAGAACCCGCGCGACGGGGAAAGCCGTGTCGGCATCACCCGCCGCACTTGGAGGTCCCGTTGACGACCGTCGCGCCGCAGCCGGCACGGACCGCCGTGGCCGCGCCCTCCCGCAGCCTCCGGCACACGGTCACGCCGCTGCTCGTCAGCGTGCTCGCCGCCGCCGGGGTCGCGGTCACCTACTACACGTTCGTCCGGACCCCGCTCGGCCAGGCCGTCGACACCGCCGTGATGTCCGGCGGCGACGTCGACCACCCGCGGGTGGCCGACGTGCTGAGCAAGGCCCTGCAGTACACCCACCTCACGCTGCTCGCCCTGGTCTGCGTGCTGGCCGCCGCGTTCGGTGTGCTCCGGCGCCGCCTCGACCTGTCGATCGGCGCCGCGTTCGTGGTGGGTGCCGCGAATCTGACGACCCAGTACCTCAAGTCGCACCTGACCCGGCCCGACCTGGACGGCCTGGCGATGCCGAACTCGTTCCCCAGCGGCCACGTCACCGCCGCCGCCTCGGTCGCGTTCGTGCTGGTGCTGGTCTTCCCCCGGGCGCTGCGCGGCACCATCGGCCTGATCGGCGCCGGCTACGTCACGCTCGTCGCGATCGCCACCGTCTGGGCCGAGTGGCACCGCCCGAGCGACGCCGTCGCCGCGCTGCTGATCGTCCTCGCCTGCGGCGGCGTGGCCGTCTGGGCCGTCCGGATGCGGCGGGCCGGCGCGCCCCGCCCGCTCCAGCTGCCGAACATGCTGGTCATGGCGGTCCTCGCGGTGACCGGAGCGGTGACCGCCGCGGCCGGCCTCCTCGGCCTGCTCGCCGTGGCCCTGGCCGAACGCGGCTCCCCCGGCTTCGTGTCCGAGCGGTTCGCGTTTCTCACCGGCAGTGCGGGCATCGTGGCCTGCGTCGCCGGTACGTTCATTCTCTGGGTGCGGCTCACGGCGGACGAACCGCCGGCCGGCCGGCCCAACCTGGGAGGCACCAAATGACACTGCCGTCGAACGATCCGACCACACCCGCACCCGGCGTTCCCGGTCCGGGCGCGCCCGCCGGCGGCTCGGTTCCGCCCGGGCCGGCCGGTGTGCCGACGCTGCCCGCACAGACCCCGGCCGCCGCGGCGCCGGCCGGTCCCACCGTGGTGGTCGGCACCTACCCGGAGTACGCGCAGGCCCAGCAGGCCGTCGACCACCTGTCGGACAACAAGTTCCCGGTCGAGCGGGTCTCCATCGTCGGCACCGACCTGCGCCTCGTCGAGACCGTGCTGGGACGGCTCACCACGGCCCGGGCGGCGGCGGCCGGCGCGGCCAGCGGCGCCTGGTTCGGCCTCTTCATCGGCCTGCTCTTCGGGATCTTCAGCGACAGCGGCTGGCTGGGCGTCATCCTCACCACGGTGATCATCGGCGCGATCTGGGGCGCGATCTTCGGCGCCATCGCGCACGCGGCCACCGGTGGGCGGCGCGACTTCTCGTCGCGGAGCTCGCTGCAGGCGGCGCAGTACGCGGTGATCGCCGACGCCGAGGTGGCGGACGAGGCACGGCACCTGCTGGTGCAGCTGAACTGGCGGGCCAGCGGGGCGCAGTGAGTCATCGGGGTTGCCGGGCCTGAGCGGCCCGGCACACTAGATCTCGCCGTCCAGCTGACGCCGCAGCTTCGTCAGCGCCTTGGTCAGCAACCGCGACACGTGCATCTGCGAGATCCCCACCTGGTCGGCGATCTGCGACTGGGTGAGATTGCCGTAGAACCGCAGCGTCAGGATCCGCTGCTCCCGCTCGTCAAGCATCGCCAGCGCCGGCCCGAGCGCGACCCGCGTCTCCGCGATCTCGTACTCGTGGTCCTCGCACCCGAGGGTGTCCCCCAGCTCGGTGTTCCCGTCGGCGGAGATCGGCGTGGACAGGCTGGTGGCGTTGTAGGCGCGGGCGCCCTCCAGCCCTTCGAGCACGTCCTCCTCGCTGATCCCGAGATGGCCGGCTATGTCCGGCACGGTCGGCGAGCGTCCGAGAGTGTGGGTGAGCGTGCTGTTCGCCTCGGTTATCGCCAGCCGCAGCTCCTGCAACCGGCGCGGCACCCGCACGGACCAGGTCCGGTCCCGGAAGTGCCGCTTGATCTCCCCGATGATCGTCGGGATCGCGTAGCCGGCGAAGTCGACCCCACGCTCCGGGTCGAACTTGTCGACCGCCTTGATCAGGCCGACGGTCGCGGTCTGGATCA is part of the Actinoplanes missouriensis 431 genome and encodes:
- a CDS encoding ATP-binding protein encodes the protein MGRRWGSERRVAGPLLATGMLLTGLLVTVLVAAGLHAAQRDRAERVMDQRHAMALAAVRTEIGRYRQLLEALAAGVATQNELTWEDFDVASAPLEDAELFGAAAMAFVAPVRTADIATAQRLWRARGADGLTLHPESGGPEHFFSIFVRPLADATATPGGVDLRNAPELMDALEESRRIHATTVSDTYVLLRDRDKPVSAQQQSFVFVAPIWTRANTPEFRGWMVLGLRGRNFLSGVLNTISQGQISGDLIATDSDGSQVTIADWSVPGDPDLRRSSGFPVGDRTWTLVTRADYGRLPGAGGQLPVLILVGGLVLTSLLSWLVHVLATGRARARHQVAVATAELSAAEAESRRQAGLLGAVLASISDGVSVVDENGRNLLENPAGKRLMGTTEANDHPQQWQQHYGAFRPDGTTPLPVEEMPLIRALNGESSDGVEIVIRNAQRPEGVLISVDGRPLDPSAGLRGAVAVFRDITDLRRYETDLRVFAGVVAHDLKAPLAAARGHAELALDELPADSPARSRLERMVQAADRMDTMIETLLAYTTARNAPLRLAAVDLEPLAREVIEERAGNREVRWSVGSLPCVRADARMVRHVLDNLVGNAIKYVRPGTVPRVDVTGSLTPGHWVRVEVADDGIGIPEEDRAEVFETFHRTEEAAGYAGTGLGLAICRRIVERHGGEIGVTDNPGGGSRFYFTLPHAEEADMTDTSHHDDGDDAAVRAALERALAERAAIIEAAQLPGLGLAPHPAEERPRRAPRQERQHQD
- the gsmA gene encoding sporangiospore maturation cell wall hydrolase GsmA, producing MRHTTRRLLTGAALVLAAGTGLGMAPGAAYAGGLPATVDVSSTLKTRSAPSTAATIVGTVKDGAKISVACAVNGTTVRGKVRTTKVWDRLTSGAYISHSYVRTSAKIPACPPSAQKPKTPKTPKTVTGTVRTTDGPVNTRSGPFTSYATAGMLANNTVVQLVCSAQGTQVTGTVRTTAQWDRLSDGRYISHAYMLSGTLTACPDAPAPILTPAEFIAAAAPGAQQGWRDYGVPPSVTIAQSILESGWGRSGLSSADKNFFGIKCQNGAYGPHATGCHVYTTTECTKAGKCFQTADAFRTYSTMARSFRDHGHFLKVNKRYTPAFAHTRNADKFIEQIWKAGYATDPKYVAKVTGIMKTYDLYRYDTWK
- a CDS encoding phosphatase PAP2 family protein, encoding MTTVAPQPARTAVAAPSRSLRHTVTPLLVSVLAAAGVAVTYYTFVRTPLGQAVDTAVMSGGDVDHPRVADVLSKALQYTHLTLLALVCVLAAAFGVLRRRLDLSIGAAFVVGAANLTTQYLKSHLTRPDLDGLAMPNSFPSGHVTAAASVAFVLVLVFPRALRGTIGLIGAGYVTLVAIATVWAEWHRPSDAVAALLIVLACGGVAVWAVRMRRAGAPRPLQLPNMLVMAVLAVTGAVTAAAGLLGLLAVALAERGSPGFVSERFAFLTGSAGIVACVAGTFILWVRLTADEPPAGRPNLGGTK
- a CDS encoding general stress protein, translating into MTLPSNDPTTPAPGVPGPGAPAGGSVPPGPAGVPTLPAQTPAAAAPAGPTVVVGTYPEYAQAQQAVDHLSDNKFPVERVSIVGTDLRLVETVLGRLTTARAAAAGAASGAWFGLFIGLLFGIFSDSGWLGVILTTVIIGAIWGAIFGAIAHAATGGRRDFSSRSSLQAAQYAVIADAEVADEARHLLVQLNWRASGAQ
- a CDS encoding RNA polymerase sigma factor SigF, whose amino-acid sequence is MTVLDTAPTSAADRLAALAAVPAGDPARAALRDRAIEAWLPLARHLAHRYSGRGEPTDDLIQTATVGLIKAVDKFDPERGVDFAGYAIPTIIGEIKRHFRDRTWSVRVPRRLQELRLAITEANSTLTHTLGRSPTVPDIAGHLGISEEDVLEGLEGARAYNATSLSTPISADGNTELGDTLGCEDHEYEIAETRVALGPALAMLDEREQRILTLRFYGNLTQSQIADQVGISQMHVSRLLTKALTKLRRQLDGEI